From the Amycolatopsis thermoflava N1165 genome, one window contains:
- a CDS encoding ATP-dependent DNA ligase, whose product MLLADVVTASASLAATRSRKAKIATLADLLNRADERELPAVVAFLTGRPTQGRIGTGWRTLAELGAGPADEPNLTVAGVDEVLGEVGAASGSGSARRRAGLLAELFSRATEAEQQFLFRLLTGELRQGALEGVMLDAIAAAADVPAEVVRRAFMLSGQLPVTAAAAVTGGEAALGGFGLELGRPLRPMLASPAESLDEAVREHPSAIVEYKMDGARIQVHRDGDEVHVYTRTLREITQHVGELVSLVRALPCRSVVLDGETLALTDDGRPRPFQETMSRFGSTREEQVRALLLQPYFFDCLHLDGTDLLDKPLRERNEALRRVAGEHLIPGRTEPSDPDAILAAALDAGHEGVMVKALDSPYAAGRRGRAWLKVKPVHTLDLVVLAAEWGHGRRTGYLSNLHLGARDPDGGPPIMVGKTFKGLTDELLAWQTRTFQEIETHRDKWTVHVRPELVVEIELDGAQVSTRYPGGVALRFARVVRYRPDKDPADADTIDAVRATLKGAAQPE is encoded by the coding sequence ATGTTGCTCGCCGACGTCGTCACAGCCTCCGCCTCGCTAGCGGCCACCCGCTCGCGCAAGGCGAAGATCGCGACGTTGGCGGACCTGCTCAACCGCGCGGACGAGCGGGAGCTGCCCGCCGTGGTCGCCTTCCTGACCGGACGGCCCACCCAGGGCCGGATCGGGACGGGGTGGCGCACGCTGGCCGAGCTGGGCGCGGGCCCGGCTGACGAACCGAACCTGACCGTGGCCGGGGTCGACGAGGTCCTCGGCGAAGTGGGAGCCGCTTCGGGCAGCGGGTCGGCCAGGCGCCGGGCCGGCCTGTTGGCGGAGCTGTTCTCCCGCGCCACCGAAGCCGAACAGCAGTTCCTCTTCCGCCTGCTCACCGGTGAGCTGCGGCAGGGGGCGCTGGAGGGCGTGATGCTCGACGCGATCGCGGCGGCGGCGGACGTGCCCGCCGAAGTGGTCCGGCGCGCGTTCATGCTGTCCGGGCAGCTGCCGGTCACCGCCGCGGCCGCGGTCACCGGTGGCGAGGCCGCGCTCGGCGGCTTCGGGCTGGAGCTGGGGCGTCCGCTGCGGCCGATGCTGGCGTCCCCAGCCGAATCGCTCGACGAGGCGGTGCGCGAGCACCCGTCCGCCATCGTCGAGTACAAAATGGACGGAGCGCGGATACAGGTGCACCGCGACGGCGACGAGGTGCACGTCTACACGAGAACGCTGCGCGAGATCACCCAGCACGTGGGCGAACTGGTGTCCCTGGTGCGCGCACTGCCGTGCCGGTCGGTGGTGCTCGACGGGGAGACGCTCGCGCTGACCGACGACGGCAGGCCACGGCCGTTCCAGGAGACGATGAGCCGGTTCGGCAGCACGCGCGAGGAGCAGGTGCGCGCGTTGCTGCTGCAGCCGTACTTCTTCGACTGCCTGCACCTGGACGGCACGGACCTGCTCGACAAGCCGTTGCGGGAGCGCAACGAGGCGCTGCGCCGGGTGGCAGGCGAGCACCTCATCCCGGGACGGACGGAACCGTCCGATCCGGACGCGATCCTCGCGGCCGCCCTCGACGCCGGGCACGAGGGCGTGATGGTGAAAGCGCTCGACTCGCCGTACGCGGCGGGGCGGCGGGGCCGGGCGTGGCTGAAGGTGAAGCCGGTGCACACGCTCGACCTCGTCGTCCTCGCCGCGGAGTGGGGCCACGGCCGCCGCACCGGGTACCTGTCGAACCTGCACCTCGGGGCACGCGACCCCGACGGCGGCCCGCCGATCATGGTCGGCAAGACGTTCAAGGGGCTCACCGACGAGCTCCTGGCGTGGCAGACCAGGACGTTCCAGGAGATCGAGACCCACCGGGACAAATGGACGGTGCACGTCCGGCCGGAGCTGGTGGTCGAGATCGAACTGGACGGCGCCCAGGTCAGCACGCGCTACCCGGGCGGTGTCGCACTGCGTTTCGCCCGCGTGGTGCGCTACCGCCCCGACAAGGACCCGGCGGACGCGGACACCATCGACGCCGTCCGCGCGACGTTGAAGGGAGCCGCGCAGCCAGAGTGA
- a CDS encoding DMT family transporter, which translates to MRGNVVAGSGFVLFWSSGFVGATLGARSGGAVSLLAWRFLAAGLLLGVWWVVRRRSMRPRDAAIQAGLGVLSQGAYLYCVYAAADLGVAAGTSALIAALQPIVGVVLSQFVLGERAGALRWAGLVGGLAGVALVVGDDLSGRPGTPPLAYALPFLAMLALVAATLIERKTASDVPLWDGLVVQCVTSAVLFTEVAAATGQLVAPADPDFWFAVGWVVLFSTFGGYGCYWLVLRRSSVTAVSGLLYLTPPTTMILAWLMFEDTITLRGLLGLVVCLGAVALVLRPRKLSVGREMMSACCSPTSSQPPPR; encoded by the coding sequence ATGCGGGGGAACGTCGTCGCCGGAAGCGGTTTCGTGCTGTTCTGGAGCTCCGGGTTCGTCGGCGCCACGCTGGGCGCCAGGTCCGGCGGCGCGGTGTCCCTCCTGGCCTGGCGGTTCCTCGCCGCGGGGCTGCTGCTCGGCGTGTGGTGGGTGGTCCGGCGGCGCTCGATGCGGCCGCGGGACGCCGCGATCCAGGCCGGCCTCGGCGTGCTCTCCCAGGGCGCGTACCTGTACTGCGTGTACGCGGCGGCCGACCTCGGCGTCGCCGCCGGGACGTCCGCGCTGATCGCGGCGCTGCAGCCGATCGTCGGGGTGGTGCTGAGCCAGTTCGTGCTGGGCGAGCGCGCGGGCGCGCTGCGGTGGGCCGGGCTGGTCGGCGGCCTGGCCGGGGTGGCGCTCGTGGTCGGCGACGACCTGTCCGGCCGCCCCGGCACCCCGCCGCTGGCCTACGCGCTGCCGTTCCTGGCGATGCTCGCCCTGGTCGCGGCCACGCTCATCGAGCGCAAGACGGCTTCCGACGTGCCGCTCTGGGACGGGCTGGTGGTGCAGTGCGTGACCAGCGCGGTCCTGTTCACCGAGGTCGCGGCGGCCACCGGCCAGCTGGTCGCGCCCGCGGATCCGGACTTCTGGTTCGCGGTCGGGTGGGTCGTCCTGTTTTCCACGTTCGGGGGATATGGCTGCTACTGGCTGGTCCTGCGTCGTAGCTCGGTGACAGCCGTGTCCGGGCTGTTGTACCTCACACCGCCTACCACGATGATCCTCGCCTGGCTCATGTTCGAGGACACGATCACGCTGCGTGGCCTGCTCGGGCTGGTCGTCTGCCTCGGCGCCGTCGCGCTGGTCCTGCGTCCCCGGAAATTGTCGGTGGGCCGGGAGATGATGTCCGCATGTTGCTCGCCGACGTCGTCACAGCCTCCGCCTCGCTAG
- a CDS encoding TetR/AcrR family transcriptional regulator: METDKPLTPAAERILTVAGKLFYDNGIHAIGVDTIAAEAGVTKKTLYDRFGSKADLVALYLRRRDERWRERVRSFAGPRTTPAQKLLKVFDALADWLDIENTRGCAFVNAHAELPSPDHPGRQVIAASKQWLLGYLRDLAVDAGARNPARLAEALLVLVEGATVAASLDVAPTAVATAKRVAKSLVDEATAAQHNSASRR; encoded by the coding sequence GTGGAGACGGACAAGCCGCTGACCCCGGCCGCCGAACGGATCCTCACGGTCGCCGGGAAACTGTTCTACGACAACGGGATCCACGCGATCGGCGTGGACACGATCGCCGCCGAGGCCGGGGTCACCAAGAAGACCCTGTACGACCGGTTCGGTTCCAAGGCCGATCTGGTCGCGCTCTACCTGCGCCGCCGGGACGAGCGGTGGCGGGAGCGGGTGCGCTCCTTCGCCGGCCCGCGGACGACTCCGGCCCAGAAGCTGCTCAAGGTGTTCGACGCGCTCGCCGACTGGCTCGACATCGAGAACACGCGTGGTTGCGCGTTCGTCAACGCGCACGCCGAACTGCCGTCGCCCGACCACCCGGGCCGGCAGGTGATCGCCGCGTCGAAGCAGTGGTTGCTGGGCTACCTGCGGGACTTGGCAGTGGACGCGGGCGCGCGGAACCCGGCGCGGCTGGCGGAGGCGCTGCTCGTCCTGGTCGAGGGCGCGACGGTCGCGGCGTCGCTGGACGTGGCGCCGACGGCGGTGGCCACGGCCAAGCGCGTCGCGAAGTCGCTGGTGGACGAAGCCACGGCGGCGCAGCACAACTCGGCGTCCCGTCGGTAG
- a CDS encoding HoxN/HupN/NixA family nickel/cobalt transporter, whose amino-acid sequence MSWRRQDTYRTGLLLLAIVVLHAVAFGILALLVVPGHYAVGAQVFGFGLGLTAYTLGMRHAFDADHIAAIDNTTRKLMAEGQRPVSVGFWFALGHSTVVVVLAVLVAIGAKGILSWTEDGSSAHRVLGVISTGASGGFLYLIGILNLVALVGIWKVWRELRRGRFDEAELEARLDSRGFVNRFLGRLTRSIRRPGQMYLVGLLFGVGFDTATEVLLLALAGSGAAAGLPWYAILCLPLLFAAGMSLFDTLDGTFMNFAYNWAFANPVRKIYYNLTITGLSVAVALVIGTIELVGVARDDLGWSGALVDWIADIDLDSVGYIVVGLFVVVWAAAIAYWRLARVEHRWSSAE is encoded by the coding sequence ATGTCCTGGCGCAGGCAGGACACCTACCGCACGGGCCTGTTGCTGCTGGCGATCGTCGTGTTGCACGCGGTCGCCTTCGGGATACTCGCGTTGCTCGTGGTGCCCGGGCACTACGCCGTCGGCGCGCAGGTGTTCGGCTTCGGGCTCGGGCTGACGGCGTACACGCTCGGCATGCGGCACGCGTTCGACGCCGACCACATCGCCGCGATCGACAACACCACCCGCAAGCTGATGGCCGAGGGCCAGCGCCCGGTCTCGGTCGGGTTCTGGTTCGCGCTCGGGCACTCCACCGTGGTCGTCGTGCTGGCGGTGCTCGTCGCGATCGGCGCGAAGGGCATCCTGAGCTGGACCGAGGACGGCTCGTCGGCGCACCGGGTGCTCGGCGTGATCTCCACCGGCGCGTCCGGCGGGTTCCTGTACCTGATCGGCATCCTGAACCTGGTCGCGCTGGTCGGCATCTGGAAGGTGTGGCGTGAGCTGCGCCGCGGCCGCTTCGACGAGGCCGAGCTGGAGGCGCGGCTCGACTCGCGCGGGTTCGTCAACCGTTTCCTCGGCAGGCTCACCCGCTCGATCCGCCGCCCGGGTCAGATGTACCTGGTCGGGCTGCTGTTCGGCGTCGGGTTCGACACCGCCACCGAGGTGCTGCTGCTGGCGCTCGCCGGGTCCGGCGCGGCCGCCGGCCTGCCCTGGTACGCGATCCTGTGCCTGCCGCTGCTGTTCGCCGCCGGGATGAGCCTGTTCGACACGCTCGACGGCACATTCATGAACTTCGCCTACAACTGGGCGTTCGCCAACCCGGTCCGCAAGATCTACTACAACCTCACGATCACCGGCCTGTCCGTCGCGGTGGCGCTGGTCATCGGCACGATCGAGCTGGTCGGTGTCGCCAGGGACGACCTGGGCTGGTCGGGCGCGCTGGTCGACTGGATCGCGGACATCGACCTCGACAGCGTCGGCTACATCGTCGTCGGGTTGTTCGTGGTGGTGTGGGCGGCCGCGATCGCGTACTGGCGGCTCGCCAGGGTCGAGCACCGGTGGAGCTCAGCCGAGTGA
- a CDS encoding sigma-70 family RNA polymerase sigma factor, with product MDDDEITRDAFLAARGDRVAAERFVSATQRQLHRLLTYLSNPGVAEDLVQETYLRAFAALPSFAGRSPARMWLLSIAKRVAADHLRGNRRRPQTSQVEDWVATAEQSGAQTPDHGRLVVLRKLIAELEPERREAFVLTQVIGLSYADAAEVCDCAVGTIRSRVFRAREDLTAALSSNGRAASLG from the coding sequence GTGGACGACGACGAGATCACCCGGGACGCCTTCCTGGCGGCGCGCGGCGATCGGGTGGCCGCCGAGCGCTTCGTGTCCGCCACCCAACGGCAGCTGCACCGCCTGCTGACCTACCTGTCCAACCCCGGCGTGGCCGAGGACCTGGTACAGGAGACCTACCTGCGCGCCTTCGCCGCCCTGCCGTCGTTCGCCGGCCGGTCGCCCGCGCGGATGTGGCTGCTGTCGATCGCCAAGCGCGTCGCCGCCGACCACCTGCGCGGCAACCGCCGCCGCCCGCAGACCAGCCAGGTCGAGGACTGGGTGGCCACCGCCGAGCAGAGCGGCGCCCAGACGCCCGACCACGGCCGGCTCGTCGTGCTGCGCAAGCTGATCGCCGAGCTGGAGCCGGAGCGGCGGGAGGCGTTCGTGCTCACGCAGGTGATCGGACTGTCCTACGCAGACGCGGCGGAGGTGTGCGACTGCGCGGTCGGCACCATCCGGTCCCGCGTGTTCCGGGCCCGCGAGGACCTGACCGCCGCGCTCAGCTCGAACGGGCGGGCGGCCTCACTCGGCTGA
- a CDS encoding zf-HC2 domain-containing protein, with product MDCATAREAISANLDGEDPGVDPVALDEHVSRCAACLTWQDEAAAVTRLVRLEPAAASPDVSARVLDHAPAPARPARLDWPRLALVLTAIAQMSIVVSLLFVPQRMADGMAVQPGSHLEHEAAAFNFAIAIALLWAAVKPRQARSQLPVLLSFAAVLVGLSVLDLVGGRVGWERLASHLPLLFGLFCAVLVARRDGRWPWPGNRAGAEPASRTGSAETGQDLAEPAAQSRKYQPPAARRNVA from the coding sequence ATGGACTGTGCAACCGCGCGCGAGGCGATCTCGGCCAACCTCGACGGCGAGGACCCCGGGGTGGATCCGGTGGCGCTGGACGAGCACGTCTCGCGCTGCGCGGCCTGTCTGACCTGGCAGGACGAGGCGGCGGCGGTGACGCGCCTGGTGCGCCTCGAGCCGGCGGCCGCGTCGCCGGACGTGTCGGCGCGCGTGCTCGACCATGCGCCCGCGCCCGCCCGGCCGGCGCGGCTCGACTGGCCGCGGCTCGCGCTCGTCCTCACCGCGATCGCCCAGATGTCCATCGTGGTGTCGCTGTTGTTCGTGCCCCAGCGGATGGCCGACGGGATGGCGGTCCAGCCCGGATCACACCTCGAGCACGAGGCCGCGGCGTTCAACTTCGCCATCGCGATCGCGCTGCTGTGGGCGGCCGTGAAGCCGCGACAGGCACGCAGCCAGCTGCCGGTCCTGCTCAGCTTCGCCGCCGTGCTGGTCGGGTTGTCCGTGCTGGACCTGGTCGGCGGCCGGGTCGGCTGGGAACGGCTGGCCAGCCACCTGCCGCTGCTGTTCGGCCTGTTCTGCGCGGTGCTGGTGGCGCGGCGCGACGGCCGGTGGCCGTGGCCGGGCAACCGGGCGGGCGCCGAACCGGCGAGCCGCACCGGCTCCGCCGAGACCGGCCAGGACCTCGCCGAACCGGCGGCGCAGTCCCGGAAGTATCAGCCGCCCGCAGCGCGGCGCAACGTCGCCTGA
- a CDS encoding helix-turn-helix domain-containing protein — MDGADLGAFLKARRAALDPRDVGLPQGVTRRRVAGLRREELAQLAGISVDYLTRLEQGRARNVSDEVLESLARALRLNPDECSYLHNLASPRLRRTGRCPAQQVRPAVQQLLDAMTVPAFVFGRYLDVLAWNPMGGAIAFDFGSLPPDERNLPKLFFLNEDEARALHPEFDQVCEELVANLRAEAGRCPGDPRLAQLIGELSLGSDLFRRLWAGHHVREKAHGHKRIHNPLVGELHLRYETLRLPDEPDQAIVTYTAEPGSDSERALGLLASWLATDDIDQATLRRAAGG; from the coding sequence GTGGACGGAGCTGATCTGGGAGCGTTCCTCAAGGCGCGCCGCGCGGCGCTGGACCCGCGCGACGTGGGACTGCCGCAGGGGGTGACGCGGCGGCGGGTCGCCGGGCTGCGCCGCGAGGAACTGGCGCAGCTGGCCGGGATCAGCGTCGACTACCTGACCCGTCTGGAGCAGGGCCGCGCGCGGAACGTGTCGGACGAGGTGCTCGAGTCGCTCGCCAGGGCGTTGCGCCTCAACCCGGACGAGTGCTCCTACCTGCACAACCTCGCGTCGCCGCGGCTCAGGCGGACCGGGCGGTGCCCCGCGCAGCAGGTGCGGCCGGCAGTGCAGCAACTGCTCGACGCCATGACGGTGCCCGCCTTCGTCTTCGGCCGCTACCTCGACGTGCTGGCGTGGAACCCGATGGGCGGCGCGATCGCGTTCGACTTCGGCTCGCTGCCACCGGACGAGCGCAACCTGCCGAAACTGTTCTTCCTGAACGAGGACGAGGCGCGCGCCCTGCACCCGGAGTTCGACCAGGTCTGCGAGGAGCTGGTGGCGAACCTGCGCGCCGAGGCGGGCCGCTGCCCCGGCGATCCCCGCCTGGCCCAGCTGATTGGCGAGCTGTCACTGGGCAGCGACCTGTTCCGCCGCCTGTGGGCCGGGCACCACGTGCGGGAGAAGGCGCACGGCCACAAGCGCATCCACAACCCGCTGGTCGGCGAGCTGCACCTGCGGTACGAAACGCTGCGCCTGCCGGACGAACCGGACCAGGCGATCGTCACCTACACCGCGGAGCCGGGCTCTGACTCCGAGCGCGCGCTGGGCCTGCTGGCCAGCTGGCTCGCCACGGACGACATCGATCAGGCGACGTTGCGCCGCGCTGCGGGCGGCTGA
- a CDS encoding aldo/keto reductase, which produces MRRRILGGTGIEVSEYTLGAMMFGAWGNRDHDESVRMIHTALDAGINFVDTADIYSDGESEVIVGKALKGRRDDVVLATKGHFYGLNRPGSNSRRWLTRALDNSLRRLGVDHVDLYQVHRPDHNTDIDETLSALSDFVRAGKVRAIGSSVFPAEQIVEAQWVAERRGHVRFRTEQPPYSILNRGIEAHVLPTAQRYGMGVLTWGPLSAGWLSGRYSTPSDVDLQAGRVALQNHKFDPALPGNAAKLAATNELKKVAADLGRPLTHLALAFVRSHPAVTSAIIGPRTPEQLADLLAGADLVLDDDVLDRIDEIVPPGVDLNAVDPDYTPPALADKSLRRR; this is translated from the coding sequence ATGCGACGACGGATTCTCGGCGGCACCGGTATCGAGGTCAGCGAGTACACGCTGGGCGCGATGATGTTCGGCGCGTGGGGCAACCGCGACCACGACGAGTCGGTCCGGATGATCCACACCGCGCTCGACGCGGGCATCAACTTCGTCGACACCGCCGACATCTACTCCGACGGCGAGAGCGAGGTGATCGTCGGCAAGGCGCTCAAGGGTCGCCGCGACGACGTGGTCCTCGCGACCAAGGGGCACTTCTACGGCCTGAACAGGCCCGGCAGCAACTCCCGCCGCTGGCTGACCCGGGCGCTGGACAACAGCCTGCGACGGCTCGGCGTCGACCACGTCGACCTCTACCAGGTGCACCGCCCCGACCACAACACCGACATCGACGAGACCCTGTCGGCGCTGTCGGACTTCGTGCGGGCGGGCAAGGTGCGCGCGATCGGGTCGTCGGTCTTCCCGGCCGAGCAGATCGTCGAGGCGCAGTGGGTGGCCGAGCGTCGCGGGCACGTGCGGTTCCGCACCGAGCAGCCGCCGTACTCGATCCTCAACCGGGGCATCGAGGCGCACGTCCTGCCGACCGCGCAGCGCTACGGCATGGGGGTGCTGACGTGGGGGCCGCTGTCCGCGGGCTGGCTGTCCGGTAGGTACTCCACACCGTCCGATGTGGACCTGCAGGCCGGCCGGGTCGCGTTGCAGAACCACAAGTTCGACCCGGCCCTGCCCGGGAACGCGGCGAAACTGGCGGCCACCAACGAGCTGAAGAAGGTCGCCGCCGACCTGGGCCGCCCGCTCACGCACCTGGCGCTCGCGTTCGTGCGGTCGCACCCTGCGGTCACCTCGGCGATCATCGGCCCGCGCACGCCGGAACAGCTCGCCGACCTGCTGGCAGGCGCGGACCTCGTGCTCGACGACGACGTGCTGGACCGGATCGACGAGATCGTTCCGCCGGGCGTCGACCTCAACGCCGTCGACCCCGACTACACCCCGCCCGCGCTCGCGGACAAGTCGCTGCGGCGGCGCTGA
- a CDS encoding class II fumarate hydratase — MAEPEYRIEHDTMGEVKVPVDALYRAQTQRAVENFPISGRGLERAQIRALGLLKAAAARVNARFGVLEGDLANAIAAAADEVAEGRHDAHFPIDVFQTGSGTSSNMNANEVIATLASRALGSDVHPNDHVNASQSSNDTFPTTIHIAATEAVLTDVIPALKHLAETIEGRAAEWQDIVKSGRTHLMDAVPITLGQEAGAWAAQVRFGIERLESGLGRLGELPIGGTAVGSGLNAPEGFGAAVAEELAKVTGLPLTEARNHFEAQASQDSVVETSGHLRTVAVSLAKIANDLRWLGSGPRTGLAELQLPDLQPGSSIMPGKVNPVIPEATLQVVSQVIGNDAAVAYAGSQGNFQLNVNLPVIARNVLESARLLAAVSRLLADKVVAGITVNEERTKAYAEGSPSIVTPLNKYIGYEEAAAVAKQALKELKTIREVVVERGYIEQGKLTEAQLDEALDVLRMARGGK; from the coding sequence ATGGCTGAACCTGAATACCGGATCGAACACGACACGATGGGCGAGGTGAAGGTGCCCGTCGACGCGCTGTACCGGGCACAGACCCAGCGCGCCGTCGAGAACTTCCCGATCTCCGGCCGGGGCCTCGAGCGCGCCCAGATCCGCGCGCTCGGCCTGCTCAAGGCCGCGGCGGCGCGGGTCAACGCCCGGTTCGGCGTGCTGGAGGGCGACCTGGCGAACGCGATCGCGGCGGCGGCCGACGAGGTGGCCGAGGGCAGGCACGACGCGCACTTCCCCATCGACGTGTTCCAGACCGGGTCCGGGACCTCGTCGAACATGAACGCCAACGAGGTCATCGCGACCCTGGCGAGCCGCGCGCTGGGCAGCGACGTGCACCCGAACGACCACGTCAACGCCTCGCAGTCGTCGAACGACACGTTCCCGACGACGATCCACATCGCCGCCACCGAGGCGGTGCTGACCGACGTGATCCCGGCGCTGAAGCACCTCGCCGAGACCATCGAGGGGCGCGCCGCGGAGTGGCAGGACATCGTCAAGTCCGGCCGCACGCACCTGATGGACGCCGTGCCGATCACGCTGGGCCAGGAGGCCGGGGCGTGGGCGGCGCAGGTCCGGTTCGGCATCGAGCGGCTGGAGTCCGGGCTGGGCAGGCTGGGTGAGCTGCCGATCGGCGGCACCGCGGTCGGGTCCGGGCTGAACGCGCCGGAAGGCTTCGGCGCGGCGGTGGCGGAGGAGCTGGCGAAGGTGACCGGCCTGCCGCTGACCGAGGCACGCAACCACTTCGAGGCGCAGGCCAGCCAGGACAGCGTGGTCGAGACCTCCGGGCACCTGCGCACGGTCGCGGTGTCCCTGGCCAAGATCGCCAACGACCTGCGCTGGCTCGGCTCCGGTCCGCGCACCGGCCTCGCCGAGCTGCAGCTGCCGGACCTCCAGCCGGGTTCGTCGATCATGCCGGGCAAGGTCAACCCGGTGATCCCGGAGGCGACGCTGCAGGTGGTCTCGCAGGTCATCGGCAACGACGCGGCGGTGGCCTACGCCGGTTCGCAGGGCAACTTCCAGCTCAACGTGAACCTGCCGGTCATCGCGCGCAACGTGCTGGAGTCGGCGCGCCTGCTGGCCGCGGTGTCCCGGCTGCTCGCCGACAAGGTGGTCGCCGGGATCACCGTCAACGAGGAGCGCACCAAGGCCTACGCCGAGGGATCGCCGTCGATCGTCACGCCGCTCAACAAGTACATCGGCTACGAAGAGGCGGCCGCGGTCGCGAAGCAGGCGCTCAAGGAGCTCAAGACGATCCGCGAGGTCGTCGTCGAGCGCGGCTACATCGAGCAGGGCAAGCTCACCGAAGCCCAGCTCGACGAGGCCCTCGACGTGCTCCGGATGGCGCGCGGCGGCAAGTGA
- a CDS encoding NAD(P)/FAD-dependent oxidoreductase translates to MALSVDVLIVGAGPTGLFGAYYAGFRGLSTAVVDSLPEAGGQVTAMYPEKLIYDVGGFPAVRGRDLVKGLVEQAAPWNPAYLLGRKAEELRRGDDGLDVVLDGGEVVHARAVLITAGIGEFTPRPLPAGDGWLGRGMVHFVPSLDAHAGQDVVVVGGGDSAFDWVLALHPLASSVTLVHRRARFRAAESIVTQARELGVRIITDAEVTALREGPDGALAEVEVQVKGEEPVVLPAQAVVAALGFTADLGPIENWGLDIHQRAIRVDSTMATGVERVFAAGDVAAYPGKVKLIATGFGEAATAINNIAVTLDPEAHLFPGHSSNL, encoded by the coding sequence ATGGCTCTGTCAGTGGACGTCCTGATCGTCGGCGCGGGCCCGACCGGCCTGTTCGGCGCGTACTACGCCGGGTTCCGCGGGTTGTCGACGGCGGTCGTCGACTCGCTGCCGGAGGCCGGCGGGCAGGTCACCGCGATGTACCCGGAGAAGCTGATCTACGACGTCGGCGGGTTCCCCGCGGTGCGCGGCCGCGACCTGGTCAAGGGGCTGGTCGAACAGGCCGCGCCGTGGAACCCGGCCTACCTGCTCGGGCGCAAGGCCGAGGAGCTGCGCCGCGGTGACGACGGGCTGGACGTGGTGCTCGACGGCGGTGAGGTCGTGCACGCCAGGGCCGTGCTGATCACCGCGGGAATCGGCGAGTTCACGCCGCGGCCGCTGCCGGCCGGGGACGGCTGGCTCGGCCGGGGCATGGTCCACTTCGTGCCCTCGCTGGACGCGCACGCGGGGCAGGACGTCGTGGTCGTCGGCGGCGGCGACTCGGCGTTCGACTGGGTGCTGGCGCTGCACCCGCTCGCGTCGAGCGTCACCCTGGTGCACCGGCGCGCCAGGTTCCGGGCGGCGGAGTCGATCGTCACGCAGGCCCGCGAGCTGGGGGTGCGGATCATCACCGACGCCGAGGTGACCGCTCTGCGCGAAGGGCCGGACGGCGCGCTCGCCGAGGTCGAGGTGCAGGTCAAGGGCGAGGAGCCGGTGGTGCTGCCCGCGCAGGCGGTCGTGGCCGCGCTCGGGTTCACCGCCGACCTCGGGCCCATCGAGAACTGGGGGCTGGACATCCACCAGCGCGCCATCCGGGTCGACTCGACCATGGCGACCGGCGTGGAACGGGTTTTCGCGGCCGGTGACGTGGCCGCCTACCCGGGCAAGGTCAAGCTGATCGCCACCGGGTTCGGCGAGGCCGCGACCGCGATCAACAACATCGCCGTCACCCTCGACCCGGAAGCGCACCTGTTCCCGGGGCACTCCAGCAACCTGTGA
- a CDS encoding S1 family peptidase yields the protein MKRLLLIAAACLLAVTGAVQSAAARPDLVGGVSADQTYSFVASLQTTAGRHFCGASLISPQWLLTAAHCVHDQPADTFTARIGSNDRTQGGEVAKPDRVITHPNYNPSGPGGDIALVHLAGPVQAAPVGLGTSVAVGTSVRLLGWGQLCPTPGCGSAPIDLQQLDTTLVDAARCAAIDPATELCTDSPGGTAGACYGDSGGPELVRAGDRWLLLGLTSRSGNNDPACTTAPSIYTSALAYTQWITEQTAPPPPPAPAPSPTPTPAPAPTPSPSPTTTSTPPPPA from the coding sequence GTGAAACGCCTCCTGCTGATCGCCGCCGCCTGCCTGCTCGCCGTCACCGGGGCGGTGCAGTCGGCGGCGGCCCGGCCGGACCTGGTCGGCGGCGTGTCCGCCGACCAGACCTACTCCTTCGTCGCGTCGCTGCAGACCACCGCGGGCAGGCACTTCTGCGGCGCGTCCCTGATCTCCCCGCAGTGGTTGCTGACGGCGGCGCACTGCGTCCACGACCAGCCCGCGGACACCTTCACCGCCCGGATCGGCAGCAACGACCGCACGCAGGGCGGTGAGGTCGCGAAACCGGACCGGGTCATCACCCACCCGAACTACAACCCGAGCGGGCCGGGCGGGGACATCGCCCTGGTCCACCTGGCCGGCCCGGTGCAGGCCGCGCCGGTCGGGCTCGGCACATCGGTCGCGGTCGGCACGTCGGTGCGGCTGCTCGGCTGGGGCCAGCTCTGCCCGACCCCGGGTTGCGGCTCCGCGCCGATCGACCTCCAGCAGCTGGACACGACGCTCGTCGACGCGGCCCGTTGCGCGGCCATCGACCCGGCGACCGAGCTGTGCACCGACTCGCCGGGCGGGACGGCCGGCGCGTGCTACGGCGATTCCGGCGGGCCGGAGCTGGTGCGGGCCGGTGACCGGTGGCTGCTGCTGGGCCTGACCAGCCGCTCCGGCAACAACGATCCGGCCTGCACGACGGCGCCGTCGATCTACACCTCGGCGCTGGCGTACACGCAGTGGATCACCGAGCAGACCGCGCCACCACCGCCCCCGGCCCCTGCGCCCAGCCCGACGCCGACCCCGGCGCCGGCTCCCACGCCCTCCCCTAGCCCGACGACGACCTCCACGCCACCGCCGCCCGCCTGA